GATCTGCATGGCGTGGTTCAGGTTCCAGGTGCGCACGCGGCTTGGCATGAAGAAGCACTCAATTATTCCCAGCAGCGTGGGAATTCCGGTCCAGCAGAAGAGAATGTAGAGAATGCCGGCCGTTGTCTCCCCGAGATAGAAGCGATGCGCGCCGAAGGTCCCCAGAAAGAGAGCCAATAATGCACCCAGCAGTTCATCTTTCTGCACCATGGCCATGTGCTGGTAAAAGAGGGCCTGCTGCGCGGGACTTGCATCCGCGGGATAGTAGTTGGCTGGGGTCATCGCATCCTCCTTCGGTTGCACGCGTGAGTCTTCAAACGGCCCGGCCAGGAATGTGTTCCTCTGAGCCTGCGCCGGCCCTTCTGATTTGCTATAGAGTGATACGCAGGC
The DNA window shown above is from Acidobacterium capsulatum ATCC 51196 and carries:
- a CDS encoding TM2 domain-containing protein, encoding MTPANYYPADASPAQQALFYQHMAMVQKDELLGALLALFLGTFGAHRFYLGETTAGILYILFCWTGIPTLLGIIECFFMPSRVRTWNLNHAMQISAWVRGQMPSPAVYKY